The following DNA comes from Amycolatopsis albispora.
TCGACAGCCGGTTCAGCCCGTCGATGGCGCGCACGATCTCACCCTTGTGCCCGTCCAGCTCGGTGGCCACTTCGTCCACTCTGGACAGCAGGGCGCGGATGTCGGCCTCGTTGCCGGACAGCGCGTTGGTCAGCTCCTGGCTGATCGTGCGCAACTGGTCGATGCCGCCGCCGTTGAGCAGCAGGGAAAGCGCGCCGAGCACCTCCTCCACCTCGGGGTTGCGATTGGTCTTCGCCAGCGGGATGACCGCGCCTTCCCCGAGCCTGCCGTCCGCCTGCTCCCCGGCCGACGGCCCGCGCAGCTCGACGAACTTCTCGCCGAGCAGGCTGGACTGCCGCAGCTCGGCGCCGGAGTTCGCGGGCAGCACCACGCCGCCGTTGACCACGATCCGCACCACCGCGTAGTGGGTGTCCTCCGACAGCGCGATCTCCTCGACCCGCCCGACCGGCACGTCGGCCACCTTCACCGCCGCCTGCGGCACCAGGTCCAGCACGTCGGTGAACTGCACGGTCAGCCGGAACGGGTGGTCGCCGAGCTCCGCCCCGCCCGGCAGCGGGGTGTCGTACATGCCGGCGAACTCCCCGCAGCCGCTGAGCAGCAACGCGCCCGCCACCGCGGCGACCAGCTTGCGGCACCTGGTCATTTGACCCCCAGGTTGCCCGAGAGCAGGTCCACCAGCGGCAGCGGCAACGGCGGCAGCTCGCCGTTCTGGATGGAGTTGAGCATCTGCGACAGCGAAGGCACCTTGAGCGTGCCGTCGACAATGGGCGCCAGCCCCTGGCACAACTGCCCGAGCGTGTCCGGCAGCTGGGCCGGCGTCCCGGCGCTGACCAGCTTGCACACGGTGACCATCAGCGGGTGCGCGAGTTCGTTCGCGTTGTACCGCACCGCGATGCTGCCCGACGCCGCGTCGTAGGTGTTGATGAAGTTCGTCATGCCGGTCGGCCCGACGTCGAGCACCTCGGCCAGCGCGCCCCGCTGGTCCACCAGCACCTTGGTGATCCCGGCAAGTTTGTCCACATTGGAGCCGAGCAGGTCGCGGTTCTCTTCGACGAACCCGCGCACGTCGTCCAGCGAGGTGGCCAGCGAGGTCAGCGCGGCGCCCACGTCGTCGGACTCCGAGGACAGGTGACCGGCCACATCGGACAGCCGCGCGTAGAACTCGTTGAGCTGCTTGTCGCTGCCCGCCAGCATTTCGGTGAACGACTTGAGGTTCTTCACCGTGGCGAACATGTCGCCCTTCGAACCCTCCAGCGTTCTGGACAACTCGGAGAGCCGGGTGACCGTGTCGTTGAGGTTCTGCCCGTTGCCGTCGAGGTTCGCCGCCGCGGTGTCCAGCACACGCGAAAGCGCCCCGTCCTGGTTGGCGCCCTGCGGCCCCAGCGACGTCGACAGCTCGTTCAGGCTGCCGTACAGATCGTCCAGCTCGGCGGGCGTGGCCGTCCGGTCGGTGCCGATGACCGCTCCCGAAGCCAGCTCCGGCCCCTCGTCGTAGGCCGGGGTCAGCTGCACGTACCGGTCGCTGACCAGGCTCGGCGCCACCACCACCGCACCGGCGCCCTCGGGGATCTGCACCCCGCCGTCCACCCGCATTTCGACCCGCACCACCGCGCCCTGGGGCGTCACCTCGGTGATCTCGCCGACCGGCACGCCGAGCACCCGCACCGCCGAACCGGCGTAGAGCCCGACGGTTTTCTCGAAGTACGCGGTGATCCTGGTGCCACCGGGGTCGCGCACCGCGAACCACAGTCCGGCCGCGAGCACCAGCAACGCCACGCACGCCAGGGAAAGCCACGACAGCAGGCTTCGCCCGGCCCTGGTCTCGACGGTCATCGCGGGGCCACCCCCTGGTTCGGCGCGGCGATCGGCGGACTGCAGCCCTCCGGATTGATCTGCGCCCCGGCCACGGTGATCACCGGCGGCAGCAGCCCGCAGATGTAGCCCTCGAACCAGCGTCCGTTGCCGGTGGCGTTCGCGCCGATCCGGGTGAACGGCGCGAGCAGTTCCAGGCTGCGGCTCAGGTTCTCCTGGTTGCGGTGCAGCACGTCGGTGACCGTGCCGAGCTTCTCCAGCGCCGGCTTGAGCTGCCCGCGGTTGTCCGCGACCAGCCCGGAAAGCTGGTCGGACAGCTGCTTGGTGCCGTCCAGCAGCCGGGTGATCGCGTCCTGCCGGTTCTGCAGTTCGGTGAGCAGCAGGTTGCCGTCACCGATGATGCGTGAGAGCTGGGCGTTGCGGTCGGACAGCGTTTTCGAGACCTGGCTGGTGTTCGACAGCAGGTTCGCGAGTTCGGTGTCCCGCGAGGACACCGTCTTCGACAACGACGACAGCCCGTCGAGCGCCTCACGCAGGTGCGGCGGGGTGTCCTTCAACGCGTCCGAGAGCACGTTGAAGCTCTGCGCCAGCTGGTCGGTGTTGACCTCCTGGACCGTGTCGGACAGCTTCTCGAAGGCGTCCTGCAGCTCGAACGGCGTGCGCGTGCGTTCCAGTGGAATGGACGCGGCCGGATCTTGCGGCTGCTCCCCCGCCGGGTGCAGCGCCAGGAACTTCTCGCCCAGCAGCGTCTTGATCTCGATCGACGCGATCGTGGCGTCCGGCACGCCGACCCGTTCCACCTCGAACTCGACCAGCACCTTCTTGCGGTCCAGTTCGACCGAGGTCACCTCGCCCACGGTCACCCCGGCCACCCGCA
Coding sequences within:
- a CDS encoding MCE family protein — translated: MTRCRKLVAAVAGALLLSGCGEFAGMYDTPLPGGAELGDHPFRLTVQFTDVLDLVPQAAVKVADVPVGRVEEIALSEDTHYAVVRIVVNGGVVLPANSGAELRQSSLLGEKFVELRGPSAGEQADGRLGEGAVIPLAKTNRNPEVEEVLGALSLLLNGGGIDQLRTISQELTNALSGNEADIRALLSRVDEVATELDGHKGEIVRAIDGLNRLSSTLNSQTDDLEVALNDLAPGLQVVTTQRDQLVGMLQSLDKLSDVAVTTVNASRDELIADLRALEPTLEKLAEAGQNLPTALKILPTYPFPDAAGAVVKGDYANVRARVDLNLDSLVQNFLNSSQPPIALPQNPSAPPPPSLPLPTAPPPLGVPGGGVLGGLDGLLDGILGGG
- a CDS encoding MCE family protein — protein: MTVETRAGRSLLSWLSLACVALLVLAAGLWFAVRDPGGTRITAYFEKTVGLYAGSAVRVLGVPVGEITEVTPQGAVVRVEMRVDGGVQIPEGAGAVVVAPSLVSDRYVQLTPAYDEGPELASGAVIGTDRTATPAELDDLYGSLNELSTSLGPQGANQDGALSRVLDTAAANLDGNGQNLNDTVTRLSELSRTLEGSKGDMFATVKNLKSFTEMLAGSDKQLNEFYARLSDVAGHLSSESDDVGAALTSLATSLDDVRGFVEENRDLLGSNVDKLAGITKVLVDQRGALAEVLDVGPTGMTNFINTYDAASGSIAVRYNANELAHPLMVTVCKLVSAGTPAQLPDTLGQLCQGLAPIVDGTLKVPSLSQMLNSIQNGELPPLPLPLVDLLSGNLGVK
- a CDS encoding MCE family protein → MTPLRERNQAAVGGVALVLIALVAVVTYAWNDLPLLDKGIGYSAEFAESAGLAAGNEVRVAGVTVGEVTSVELDRKKVLVEFEVERVGVPDATIASIEIKTLLGEKFLALHPAGEQPQDPAASIPLERTRTPFELQDAFEKLSDTVQEVNTDQLAQSFNVLSDALKDTPPHLREALDGLSSLSKTVSSRDTELANLLSNTSQVSKTLSDRNAQLSRIIGDGNLLLTELQNRQDAITRLLDGTKQLSDQLSGLVADNRGQLKPALEKLGTVTDVLHRNQENLSRSLELLAPFTRIGANATGNGRWFEGYICGLLPPVITVAGAQINPEGCSPPIAAPNQGVAPR